The following coding sequences lie in one Lolium perenne isolate Kyuss_39 chromosome 2, Kyuss_2.0, whole genome shotgun sequence genomic window:
- the LOC127336975 gene encoding malonyl-CoA:anthocyanidin 5-O-glucoside-6''-O-malonyltransferase-like: MESTPMSPVRIVGASYVGVPATAELPPEPIKLTAMEALWVVIRMLQHVLLYHDADMPPFDDILHSLKSSLATTLGSFAPLAGRLVHLKDTGDVGISCSRSDGVRFVVAESDADIRRLAGDEEHDVRVLEGLVPAVDMSELPTAVLAVQATRFQGGFAVGLTVHHGVADGRSLWTFVEAWASACRGQIPAATPTFDRSLIKLPGGEELASSILQKIAPNLPSAALASPIGEDIARFTRRTFTLDAHDIQRLKQRIVDLGEAHGTPLPRSPSAFAAIVALAWTCFARCTLLYGPYLGALQSAPIGSQSALITFRGTIKSAPDACVPKCIWGTLNEMPQIHLGAV, from the exons ATGGAATCTACCCCAATGTCGCCAGTCAGAATTGTCGGCGCCAGCTACGTCGGCGTGCCGGCGACGGCCGAGCTGCCGCCGGAGCCCATCAAGCTCACCGCGATGGAGGCGCTGTGGGTCGTCATCCGGATGCTGCAGCACGTCCTGCTCTACCACGACGCCGACATGCCGCCCTTCGACGACATTCTCCACTCCCTCAAGTCCTCCCTCGCCACCACTCTGGGCAGCTTCGCGCCGCTCGCCGGCAGGCTCGTCCACCTCAAGGACACCGGCGACGTCGGCATCAGCTGCTCCCGTTCCGACGGCGTCAGGTTCGTCGTCGCCGAGTCCGACGCCGACATCCGCCGCCTCGCCGGCGACGAGGAGCACGACGTGCGCGTTCTCGAGGGGCTCGTGCCGGCGGTCGACATGAGCGAGCTGCCCACCGccgtgctcgccgtgcaggcCACGCGATTCCAGGGCGGCTTCGCTGTCGGACTCACCGTGCACCACGGCGTGGCTGACGGGCGGTCGCTCTGGACCTTCGTGGAGGCGTGGGCGTCTGCGTGCCGTGGCCAGATACCGGCCGCGACGCCGACTTTCGACCGCTCCCTCATCAAGCTGCCTGGCGGCGAAGAGCTAGCCAGCAGCATCTTGCAAAAGATCGCGCCAAATTTGCCTTCG GCGGCACTGGCATCGCCCATCGGAGAAGACATCGCGCGGTTCACCCGCCGGACGTTCACCTTGGACGCGCACGACATCCAGCGCCTCAAGCAGCGCATCGTCGACCTCGGCGAAGCCCACGGCACGCCCCTGCCTCGTTCCCCATCCGCCTTCGCCGCCATTGTCGCGCTGGCCTGGACGTGCTTCGCCCGCTGCACACTACTGTACGGTCCATATTTAGGGGCACTTCAAAGTGCCCCAATAGGTAGCCAAAGTGCCCTAATTACTTTTAGGGGCACTATAAAAAGTGCCCCGGATGCTTGTGTCCCTAAATGTATTTGGGGCACTTTGAATGAAATGCCCCAAATACATTTAGGGGCAGTTTGA